A stretch of the Anaerolineales bacterium genome encodes the following:
- a CDS encoding molybdopterin biosynthesis protein, whose protein sequence is MNRGLYLHDVPLPEARERLQQALQQAGLWGPLGAEAVTLPEALGRITAEPVWARLSSPNVTSAAMDGYAIRAQATQQASDRSPVELNLGTQAGYVDTGDPLPLWSDAVAPIEVVEVVEGRVRLRAPIAPWSNLRPVAEDLAAGDLVLASGHRLRPVDLGALASSGIATLRVWRRPRVAILPTGDELVPVEQSPRPGEIIESNSLVLAAQVQAWGGLATRLPIVPDDFALLRQAVLEASAGQDLVLINAGSSAGSEDFTAQVVESIGRVLVHGVAVRPGHPVILGMIESQGRVVPAIGVPGFPVSAALTGEIFVEPLLARWSGAAPHNPPRLLATLTRKVHSSAGDDEYLRVAVGRVGDRVVAAPLPRGAGMITSLVRADGIVLIPAGAQGLEAGDAVEVRLYLDPALVDRTLVALGSHDLTLDLLAERLPARQRRLTSANVGSLGGLIALSRHEAHFGGCHLLDPETGEYNLPYVRRYLPGRKVILLGFVRRTQGLILPYRNPKGLAGVADLCRPDITFVNRQRGAGTRLLLDHLLGQARIDSASIRGYTQETYTHLAVAASIAAGQADCGMGVEAAAAQFGLDFLPLAEERYDLVVPEEHYSSSLFQPVLEVLADAGLQAAIGALPGYALPEIGKVLHVIEP, encoded by the coding sequence ATGAATCGAGGGTTGTACTTGCATGACGTCCCGTTGCCCGAGGCCCGGGAGCGCTTGCAGCAAGCGCTGCAACAGGCCGGGCTGTGGGGGCCGCTGGGCGCCGAGGCCGTGACCCTCCCGGAGGCATTGGGACGAATCACAGCCGAGCCGGTGTGGGCCCGGCTGTCTTCTCCGAATGTGACCTCGGCGGCGATGGATGGCTATGCCATCCGGGCCCAAGCTACACAACAGGCGAGCGACCGCTCGCCGGTAGAGCTCAACCTCGGCACCCAGGCCGGGTATGTTGATACGGGCGACCCCCTTCCGCTCTGGTCCGACGCAGTCGCGCCCATCGAAGTTGTGGAGGTGGTGGAAGGCCGGGTCCGATTGCGGGCTCCGATCGCTCCGTGGTCCAACCTGCGCCCAGTGGCCGAGGACCTCGCCGCCGGCGATCTGGTGCTGGCCTCTGGCCACCGGCTGCGCCCGGTCGATCTCGGCGCCCTCGCCTCAAGTGGAATCGCCACACTCCGAGTCTGGCGGCGGCCGCGCGTCGCGATCCTGCCCACGGGGGATGAACTGGTGCCGGTCGAGCAGTCGCCACGCCCCGGGGAGATCATCGAGTCAAACAGCCTGGTGCTGGCGGCTCAAGTGCAAGCCTGGGGCGGCCTGGCGACCCGCCTGCCGATCGTGCCTGACGACTTTGCCCTCCTGCGTCAGGCGGTGCTGGAGGCGAGCGCCGGCCAGGACCTGGTCCTGATCAATGCCGGCTCCTCGGCCGGCTCTGAGGACTTCACGGCGCAGGTAGTCGAGTCCATCGGTCGAGTCTTGGTGCACGGTGTTGCGGTGCGCCCCGGCCATCCCGTCATCCTCGGCATGATCGAGAGCCAGGGCCGCGTCGTTCCCGCCATCGGCGTCCCGGGCTTTCCAGTCTCGGCTGCGCTGACGGGGGAGATCTTCGTTGAGCCGCTGCTGGCGCGTTGGTCCGGCGCTGCTCCGCACAACCCTCCCCGGCTGTTGGCGACCCTGACGCGGAAGGTGCACTCCTCTGCCGGGGACGATGAGTATCTGCGGGTCGCTGTCGGCCGGGTCGGCGATCGGGTCGTGGCCGCGCCGCTCCCGCGCGGGGCTGGCATGATCACCTCGCTGGTTCGAGCCGATGGGATCGTCCTGATCCCTGCCGGTGCCCAGGGATTGGAGGCAGGAGATGCGGTCGAGGTTCGGCTTTACCTCGACCCGGCGCTGGTCGACAGGACCCTGGTCGCCCTCGGCTCGCACGACCTCACGCTCGACCTGCTGGCCGAGCGGCTCCCCGCCCGCCAGCGGAGATTGACCTCCGCCAATGTCGGAAGCCTGGGCGGATTAATCGCCCTCTCACGTCACGAGGCCCATTTCGGGGGATGTCACCTACTGGATCCAGAGACGGGGGAATACAACCTGCCCTACGTTCGGCGCTACCTCCCCGGCCGCAAGGTCATCTTGCTCGGCTTCGTTCGCCGGACCCAGGGGCTGATCCTGCCGTACCGCAATCCGAAGGGCCTAGCCGGCGTGGCCGACTTGTGCCGTCCCGATATCACCTTCGTCAACCGGCAGCGCGGTGCAGGGACGCGCCTGTTGCTTGACCACCTGCTCGGCCAGGCGAGGATCGATTCCGCTTCGATTCGAGGCTACACGCAAGAAACTTACACCCACCTGGCAGTGGCGGCTTCCATCGCTGCCGGGCAGGCCGATTGCGGCATGGGCGTCGAGGCAGCTGCCGCCCAATTTGGTCTCGACTTCCTGCCCCTCGCCGAGGAGCGCTATGACCTGGTAGTGCCAGAGGAGCACTACTCGAGCTCGCTCTTCCAGCCGGTTCTTGAGGTGCTGGCGGATGCCGGCCTGCAGGCTGCCATCGGCGCACTGCCCGGGTATGCGCTGCCGGAGATCGGAAAGGTCCTGCACGTGATTGAGCCGTAG